Proteins encoded within one genomic window of Candidatus Syntrophocurvum alkaliphilum:
- a CDS encoding acyl-CoA dehydratase activase, giving the protein MITIGIDIGSVAAKGVIVTNNAQHRAIIPTGWSPRDAGGQLVDILVEKAKISSFDIDNITVTGYGRVALDIADKKFTEISCHARGVAELCPKVRTIVDIGGQDSKVIHIDSKGKVLDFAMNDKCAAGTGKFLQVMATAMSIDVSDLGDFENQAELVPINNMCTVFAESEIIGLMAKGSSKSGIIAGLHQSVAKRTAAMTKRMGIKGEVALTGGVALNKGVQLALIQELGCEVIIPELCQYTGALGAALLGRNVS; this is encoded by the coding sequence ATGATTACTATAGGAATTGATATAGGCTCTGTTGCTGCAAAAGGTGTTATTGTAACTAATAATGCACAGCACAGAGCAATCATTCCTACTGGGTGGAGTCCCCGAGATGCAGGTGGTCAGCTAGTAGATATTTTAGTTGAAAAAGCAAAAATATCTTCCTTTGATATTGATAATATTACAGTCACTGGCTATGGAAGAGTTGCATTAGATATAGCTGATAAAAAATTTACTGAGATAAGCTGTCATGCCAGAGGGGTTGCTGAACTATGTCCTAAAGTTCGCACTATTGTTGATATTGGTGGACAAGACAGTAAAGTTATTCATATAGACAGTAAGGGTAAGGTATTAGACTTTGCTATGAATGATAAATGTGCGGCAGGTACAGGGAAATTTTTACAAGTCATGGCTACTGCCATGAGTATTGATGTAAGCGATTTAGGTGATTTTGAAAACCAAGCAGAATTAGTTCCTATTAATAATATGTGCACAGTATTTGCAGAATCAGAAATTATAGGACTAATGGCAAAGGGATCATCTAAAAGCGGAATTATTGCTGGATTACATCAATCAGTTGCTAAAAGAACAGCAGCTATGACAAAAAGAATGGGTATAAAAGGTGAAGTTGCACTAACAGGGGGGGTGGCACTAAACAAAGGAGTACAATTAGCACTAATACAAGAATTGGGGTGTGAAGTAATAATTCCTGAATTATGTCAATACACAGGAGCATTAGGAGCTGCATTACTAGGGCGTAATGTTAGTTAA
- a CDS encoding ABC transporter substrate-binding protein encodes MKKRGFIYFSVILMISAMFMLGGCGTSETGKTGEELPLIQVGYVHVDHQSPLFVAAKKGEDISENGPFLQTVIDKEEYKLISDGEAIADVELIATKSGSEAATLFAQNHIDMALFSITAAMTGIDNGTPFKILGPIHTEGLGLVFPQGSGVKGWGEFLAYVEEQDEPVKIGYHSPTSAPKIVFEGALHREGIDFTADINDLTADILMVDLRATSNFIPAMNSNQVDAWVGPSPHPQVATTTGVGELVLDLRDLPPEGYWHDFPCCIVAATEALLTDDVKVAEQFMQVMTDASSYCNENRDILAEVTADWIGIPQDAAQKSTVVYTTDPSENWVRGAGIYLDVLNDMGNFTGALQDKELEEVDEFLFNFDIVEKTLQ; translated from the coding sequence ATGAAAAAAAGAGGCTTTATTTATTTTAGTGTTATCTTAATGATATCTGCAATGTTTATGTTGGGTGGATGTGGAACTAGTGAAACAGGAAAAACGGGTGAAGAGTTACCTTTAATACAGGTTGGATATGTTCATGTTGACCACCAATCTCCGCTATTTGTAGCTGCAAAAAAAGGAGAAGATATTAGCGAAAATGGACCTTTTTTACAAACTGTAATTGACAAAGAAGAATATAAACTAATTTCAGATGGTGAAGCTATAGCAGATGTAGAACTAATAGCAACTAAAAGTGGATCAGAAGCTGCAACACTTTTTGCACAAAATCATATAGACATGGCCTTATTTTCAATTACTGCTGCCATGACAGGCATAGATAATGGAACACCATTTAAAATACTTGGGCCAATACATACAGAAGGTTTAGGTTTAGTATTTCCTCAAGGAAGCGGTGTGAAAGGTTGGGGCGAATTTTTAGCATATGTAGAAGAGCAAGACGAACCTGTGAAAATTGGTTATCACTCACCTACAAGTGCTCCTAAAATAGTTTTTGAAGGAGCATTACATAGAGAAGGAATAGATTTTACAGCTGATATAAATGATTTAACTGCAGATATATTAATGGTTGATTTAAGAGCGACTTCAAACTTTATTCCTGCTATGAATAGTAACCAAGTGGATGCTTGGGTAGGGCCTTCACCACATCCTCAAGTAGCAACTACTACTGGTGTAGGTGAACTAGTTTTAGACTTGCGTGATTTGCCACCAGAAGGTTACTGGCATGACTTTCCTTGTTGTATTGTAGCTGCTACAGAGGCTTTACTAACAGATGATGTTAAAGTAGCAGAACAATTTATGCAAGTAATGACAGATGCATCTAGTTATTGTAATGAAAACAGAGATATACTCGCTGAAGTAACAGCTGATTGGATTGGCATTCCTCAAGATGCTGCTCAAAAGTCAACTGTAGTTTATACTACTGATCCCTCAGAAAATTGGGTGAGAGGTGCTGGAATTTATTTAGATGTTTTAAATGATATGGGTAATTTCACAGGTGCACTACAAGATAAAGAATTAGAAGAAGTGGATGAATTTTTGTTTAACTTTGATATTGTGGAAAAGACTTTGCAATAA
- the yedF gene encoding sulfurtransferase-like selenium metabolism protein YedF, whose amino-acid sequence MKKVIDARGLDCPEPVILTKKAMDSGDVSDLIAIVDRTVALENVTRLAKSQGYSVDVKEENGSYYIHMNKDKQELVTSKKNDDIAILITSNLFGEGEKELGKVLMKSFLYSLKEIEGNLTHLIFMNSGVFLTTKGSEVIDNLKALENDNVEILSCGTCLDFYGIKESLEVGKVTNMYTALETLTLTKKSITV is encoded by the coding sequence ATGAAAAAAGTTATTGATGCTAGGGGGCTTGATTGTCCTGAACCTGTTATCTTAACTAAAAAGGCTATGGATAGTGGTGATGTATCAGATTTGATAGCGATTGTTGATAGAACAGTTGCTTTAGAAAATGTCACTAGATTAGCAAAAAGCCAAGGTTATAGTGTTGATGTAAAAGAAGAAAATGGTTCATATTATATACATATGAATAAAGATAAGCAGGAGCTAGTGACTAGTAAAAAGAATGATGATATTGCTATCTTAATAACTAGTAATCTATTTGGAGAAGGTGAAAAAGAGTTAGGGAAAGTATTAATGAAAAGCTTTCTTTATAGTTTGAAGGAAATAGAAGGTAACTTAACACACTTAATATTTATGAATAGTGGAGTATTTTTAACTACTAAAGGGTCTGAAGTAATCGATAACCTTAAAGCATTGGAAAATGACAATGTAGAAATACTTTCTTGTGGAACTTGTCTTGATTTTTATGGAATAAAAGAAAGTTTAGAAGTAGGTAAAGTAACTAATATGTATACTGCTTTAGAGACATTAACTTTAACTAAAAAGAGTATAACTGTATAA
- a CDS encoding ABC transporter ATP-binding protein — MKTVLQIKEVIKRYITEKKQIIHALDNINLEINHNDFVCLLGPSGCGKSTLLRMVAGLESITGGEIVYQGRKIQKTNRDIGMVFQEYSLFPWRSVMENVTVGLEFAGIKKAERQQIGENYLDLVGLSDFSNSYPYELSGGMQQRVAIARSLATDPDLLLMDEPFGALDAHTRILLQQELLNIWEKNKKTIIFVTHSVDEAVYLADKIVVMTHGPGKIKDIINVDMTRPRNRANPRYAQLTANLLDMLNYKAPQQDKVVNL, encoded by the coding sequence GTGAAAACTGTTCTACAAATAAAGGAAGTAATAAAAAGATACATTACAGAAAAAAAGCAAATTATTCATGCATTAGATAATATAAATTTAGAAATAAACCATAATGACTTTGTATGTTTATTAGGACCATCTGGTTGCGGAAAATCTACACTACTTAGAATGGTTGCTGGCTTAGAGAGTATTACTGGCGGTGAAATAGTTTACCAAGGACGTAAAATACAAAAAACGAATAGAGATATAGGTATGGTTTTTCAAGAGTATTCCCTATTTCCTTGGCGTAGTGTAATGGAAAATGTAACTGTAGGTTTAGAATTTGCTGGTATTAAAAAAGCTGAACGGCAACAGATCGGAGAAAATTATTTAGACTTAGTAGGGCTTAGCGATTTTAGCAATAGCTACCCTTATGAATTATCAGGAGGAATGCAACAAAGGGTTGCAATAGCTCGTTCTCTTGCAACTGATCCTGATTTACTACTTATGGACGAACCATTTGGGGCACTAGATGCCCATACTAGAATTCTATTACAGCAAGAGCTGCTTAATATTTGGGAGAAAAACAAAAAAACTATTATTTTTGTTACTCATAGTGTTGATGAAGCAGTTTATCTAGCAGATAAAATAGTTGTTATGACACATGGGCCAGGAAAGATTAAGGATATTATAAACGTTGATATGACACGCCCTAGAAATAGAGCAAACCCTAGATATGCTCAATTAACTGCTAATTTGCTAGATATGTTGAATTACAAGGCACCTCAGCAGGATAAAGTTGTTAATTTATAA
- a CDS encoding IS110 family transposase, which produces MKNNVLSTLFVGIDVSSKTNVLCALDFQGNKLLSLKTQNNQPGAEAILDSIVTCLNSNGLKYVVIALESTSFYSTHIANFLSSNQDLLFFKPLVYCLNPKSVANYRKSFVDMNKTDPLDAFVIADFARVGRITCKPWRGAQFLALQRLSRHRLHLVECITREKAYMVSNIYLKFSELAVLDKDNKPFSNTYGTTSAAVLTEFLSLDDITYSSIDDLVAFVSAKGKNRFANPYETAKLLQKAARDSYRLDKMLYEPLNTSIASSFNIIKAFEDEIKTIDKAITKTIKGLNTTEYQSLISVPGIGPVLASGILAEIGTISSFDSHDAFAKYAGLTWRVNQSGNYSADDTRMTKTGNKYLRYYLIEAANSVKNHVPEYKDFYLKKYSEVTTHQHKRALALTSRKLVRLIFGLLTKNQIYSSNKVGEV; this is translated from the coding sequence ATGAAGAACAATGTTCTATCAACTTTATTCGTTGGTATTGATGTTAGTTCAAAAACCAATGTTTTGTGTGCTCTTGATTTTCAAGGTAATAAACTCCTAAGTTTAAAGACTCAAAATAATCAACCAGGTGCTGAAGCTATTTTAGATAGTATTGTTACTTGTTTAAATTCCAATGGCTTAAAATATGTGGTTATAGCTTTAGAATCAACCTCATTTTATAGTACTCATATTGCTAATTTTCTTTCCTCTAACCAAGACTTATTGTTTTTTAAGCCTCTAGTCTACTGTCTTAACCCTAAGTCTGTTGCTAATTACAGAAAATCTTTTGTTGATATGAATAAGACCGATCCGTTAGATGCTTTTGTAATTGCCGACTTCGCTAGAGTTGGTCGAATTACTTGCAAACCTTGGCGCGGCGCTCAGTTTCTTGCTTTGCAAAGACTTTCTAGGCATAGACTTCATTTGGTTGAATGTATTACCAGAGAAAAAGCGTATATGGTTTCTAATATTTATTTAAAGTTTAGTGAGTTGGCTGTTTTGGATAAAGATAACAAGCCTTTTTCTAATACCTATGGCACTACTTCTGCTGCTGTTTTAACTGAATTTTTATCTCTAGACGATATTACTTATTCTTCTATTGATGATCTTGTAGCTTTTGTGTCTGCTAAGGGTAAGAATCGTTTTGCTAATCCTTATGAGACCGCTAAGCTACTGCAAAAAGCAGCTAGAGATTCTTATCGTTTAGATAAAATGTTATATGAGCCTTTAAACACCTCAATTGCTTCTTCCTTTAATATAATTAAGGCCTTCGAAGATGAAATAAAAACTATTGATAAAGCTATTACAAAAACTATTAAAGGTCTTAATACTACAGAGTATCAATCTCTTATTTCAGTTCCAGGCATCGGACCAGTGCTTGCTAGCGGTATTCTTGCCGAAATAGGTACTATTTCTTCCTTTGACTCTCACGATGCTTTTGCTAAATATGCTGGTCTTACCTGGAGAGTAAACCAATCTGGAAACTATTCTGCTGATGATACTCGTATGACTAAAACTGGTAATAAATATCTAAGGTATTACTTAATCGAGGCTGCAAATAGCGTTAAGAACCATGTGCCTGAATACAAAGATTTTTACCTTAAAAAATATAGTGAAGTAACTACTCACCAACACAAAAGAGCACTCGCACTTACATCGCGTAAATTAGTACGTCTGATTTTTGGCTTGCTGACTAAAAATCAAATTTACTCCAGCAATAAAGTTGGAGAAGTTTAA
- a CDS encoding ABC transporter permease, producing MNNSSQNIELETNLETPIYDYKKIFNYIIPIFVPIAFLGIWQLLSIIIDNPMILPSVTSVVIILANPTFPILSMGSLVDNIAISLFRVLTGYCLAVIIAIPLGIMMGYKSIVFNLLNNFIGLFRPIPPLAWVPLVLAWFGVTSLATIFPIDSGQIYLFLRNIQISMIFIIFIGAFFPIITSTIYGVQSVRKTMVDSARTLGASDWDILKKVLIPAAAPSIVTGMRIGLGVAWMCLVSAEMLPGSVSGVGYLITHAYTVARTDVVIAGMVSIGVVGAILDFVFRKFETKKFAWQKLSR from the coding sequence GTGAACAACAGTTCTCAAAACATTGAATTAGAAACTAATTTAGAAACACCAATATATGATTATAAAAAAATATTTAACTATATAATTCCTATTTTTGTTCCAATTGCATTTTTAGGTATATGGCAATTATTATCAATAATAATTGATAATCCGATGATATTACCATCAGTTACAAGTGTAGTTATTATTTTAGCAAATCCTACTTTTCCTATTTTAAGTATGGGATCATTAGTAGACAATATTGCTATTAGTCTTTTTAGAGTTTTAACCGGATACTGTTTAGCAGTAATAATCGCAATACCTCTTGGTATTATGATGGGATATAAAAGTATAGTTTTTAATTTATTAAACAATTTTATTGGTCTTTTTCGTCCAATACCACCTTTAGCTTGGGTTCCTTTAGTATTAGCATGGTTTGGAGTTACTAGTTTAGCTACTATATTTCCTATAGACAGTGGACAAATATATTTGTTTTTAAGAAATATTCAAATATCAATGATATTTATAATATTTATAGGAGCGTTTTTCCCAATCATAACCAGTACGATTTATGGAGTCCAAAGTGTTAGAAAAACCATGGTAGACTCTGCTCGTACTTTGGGAGCTAGTGATTGGGATATATTAAAAAAAGTTTTAATACCTGCGGCGGCACCATCAATAGTAACTGGAATGAGGATAGGTTTAGGGGTAGCTTGGATGTGTTTGGTATCAGCAGAAATGTTGCCGGGAAGTGTTTCCGGAGTTGGATACCTTATAACACATGCTTATACAGTAGCACGTACAGATGTAGTAATTGCCGGCATGGTATCGATAGGTGTTGTTGGTGCAATATTAGATTTTGTATTTAGAAAGTTTGAAACCAAAAAATTTGCTTGGCAAAAGCTATCTAGATAA
- a CDS encoding 3-hydroxyacyl-CoA dehydrogenase family protein, producing the protein MAINKVGVLGAGTMGAGIAQVCVEAGYTVVLVDIEQSMVDQGLKGIFKNWDKAVSKGKKTEEDVGKFKGLLTSATDNSNFKDCDIVIEAIIENIDIKKKVMKGLDELCKADTILATNTSALSITEIAASTNRPDKVVGMHFFNPVTAMKLVEVIPGAETSEAVVNTVVELSNNIRKEPVPVQESPGFIVNRVLIPYINEAAILYQEGAASAEEIDKAMKLGANMPMGPLALADLIGIDVCLMIMNYFWNEFGDSKYRPALSLKQKERAGHLGRKTGKGFFDYK; encoded by the coding sequence ATGGCTATAAACAAGGTTGGAGTTTTAGGTGCTGGAACTATGGGGGCTGGCATTGCCCAAGTTTGTGTTGAAGCTGGATATACAGTTGTTTTGGTTGATATAGAGCAAAGTATGGTTGACCAAGGGCTGAAAGGGATATTTAAAAACTGGGACAAAGCAGTTTCTAAAGGTAAGAAAACTGAGGAAGATGTTGGCAAGTTTAAAGGTTTATTAACCAGTGCTACAGATAATAGTAATTTTAAAGATTGTGATATTGTAATCGAAGCAATTATAGAAAATATTGATATTAAGAAAAAAGTGATGAAAGGATTAGACGAGTTATGTAAAGCTGATACCATTTTGGCGACAAATACATCAGCTCTAAGTATAACGGAAATTGCGGCCTCAACTAATCGCCCTGATAAAGTTGTCGGTATGCACTTCTTTAATCCGGTTACAGCTATGAAATTAGTTGAAGTTATACCTGGTGCAGAAACTTCTGAAGCAGTTGTTAATACAGTTGTTGAATTAAGCAACAACATTCGCAAAGAACCAGTGCCGGTTCAAGAATCACCTGGATTTATAGTTAATAGAGTATTAATTCCTTATATAAATGAAGCTGCAATTCTTTATCAAGAAGGTGCTGCTTCTGCTGAAGAAATTGATAAGGCGATGAAATTAGGAGCTAACATGCCTATGGGACCACTAGCTTTAGCAGACTTAATTGGTATAGATGTATGTTTGATGATTATGAACTATTTCTGGAATGAATTTGGTGACTCTAAATATCGTCCTGCATTGTCACTTAAGCAAAAAGAAAGAGCTGGTCATTTAGGTAGAAAAACAGGCAAAGGATTCTTTGATTATAAATAA
- a CDS encoding aminotransferase class V-fold PLP-dependent enzyme, translated as MNTIYMDNAATTYPKPESVYEAIDYFNRHMGGNPGRGSNQRSLKSGSIVVEARDALARLFNIEDSSQIAFTQNITESLNIVLKGLLKQGDHVITTSMEHNSVARPLNIMSREGIEWTQVKCEDDGSLNPEDIKKAIKNNTKLICILHASNLTGTIMPVEDIGKIARENNVLFAIDSAQTAGVLPVDVVKQNIDILTFTGHKGLLGPQGTGGLYIKPGLVINPLKVGGTGSLSESLEHPDLMPDCFESGTLNTPGIAGLLAGVEFIEKTGLVNIQKHEQIVTDMLIGGLKEIKSVNIYGPQASNKQTAVVAFNIEGMDCGELSMSLDMEFGVINRSGLHCTPLAHQTIGTYEIGACRLSPGFFTTEDEIAKVIKAVNEISKRV; from the coding sequence ATGAATACTATCTATATGGATAATGCAGCAACTACATATCCTAAACCAGAGAGTGTATATGAAGCAATCGATTATTTCAATAGACATATGGGAGGTAATCCCGGTAGAGGAAGTAACCAGCGTAGCTTAAAATCAGGGTCAATAGTTGTGGAAGCTAGGGATGCTTTAGCTAGACTGTTTAATATAGAAGATAGTTCCCAAATAGCTTTTACCCAGAATATTACTGAATCTTTAAATATAGTGCTAAAAGGTCTACTTAAACAAGGAGATCATGTTATAACTACTAGCATGGAGCATAACTCTGTTGCTAGACCTTTAAATATTATGTCTCGTGAAGGAATTGAATGGACGCAAGTTAAATGTGAGGATGATGGTAGTTTAAATCCTGAAGATATTAAAAAAGCTATTAAAAATAATACTAAACTAATCTGTATACTTCATGCCTCAAATCTTACTGGTACAATTATGCCTGTTGAAGATATAGGAAAAATAGCACGAGAAAATAATGTTCTATTTGCTATTGATTCAGCACAAACAGCAGGAGTATTACCAGTAGATGTTGTAAAACAAAACATAGATATTTTAACCTTTACGGGTCATAAAGGGCTTCTTGGGCCTCAGGGAACAGGTGGTTTGTATATTAAACCAGGTTTGGTAATAAATCCTTTAAAAGTAGGAGGAACGGGTTCCTTATCAGAGTCTTTAGAGCATCCAGATTTGATGCCTGATTGCTTCGAAAGTGGAACACTAAATACCCCTGGAATAGCCGGATTACTAGCTGGAGTAGAATTTATAGAGAAGACTGGATTAGTAAATATACAAAAGCACGAACAGATTGTTACAGATATGTTAATTGGTGGTTTAAAAGAAATAAAAAGTGTAAATATTTACGGACCTCAAGCTAGTAATAAACAAACAGCAGTTGTTGCTTTTAACATAGAAGGCATGGATTGTGGGGAACTAAGTATGAGCTTAGACATGGAGTTTGGAGTTATAAACAGGTCTGGTTTGCACTGTACCCCACTAGCACATCAAACTATAGGGACATATGAAATTGGTGCATGTCGCTTAAGTCCAGGGTTTTTTACCACCGAAGATGAAATAGCTAAAGTAATTAAAGCGGTTAATGAGATAAGTAAAAGAGTTTAA
- a CDS encoding acetyl-CoA C-acetyltransferase: MTKEVVLVGACRTPVGSFGGTLKDVSAVELGKVVMEDSLKRVGLKPDQLDEVIFGCVLQAGQGQNVARQASIHAGIPETVPAYTINKVCGSGLKSISIAAQAIKAGDADVILAGGTENMSLAPYALEKARYGYRMGPGKIEDLMIKDGLWEAFNNYHMGITAENIVDEWNISREEQDAFAFRSQDLAAKAIEEDKFKDEIVPVVIKTRKGETVFDKDEHPNLAPQEKLAKMRPAFKKDGSVTAGNASGINDGAAAVIVMSKEKADELGLEPLATISSYASGGIDPKIMGIGPVPATKKALDKAGLNIEDIDLIEANEAFAAQSLGVSKELGLEKVMDRVNVNGGAIAIGHPIGASGTRILVTLLYEMQKRDSKTGLATLCIGGGQGIAMVVSR, encoded by the coding sequence ATGACTAAAGAAGTAGTTTTGGTTGGTGCATGTAGAACACCTGTAGGATCATTTGGGGGCACATTAAAAGACGTAAGTGCTGTAGAACTAGGAAAAGTAGTAATGGAAGACAGTTTAAAACGAGTTGGATTAAAACCAGATCAATTAGATGAAGTAATATTCGGATGTGTATTACAAGCTGGTCAAGGTCAGAACGTGGCTCGTCAAGCCTCTATTCATGCTGGTATACCGGAAACCGTTCCAGCATATACAATCAATAAAGTTTGTGGTTCAGGACTAAAGTCAATTAGTATAGCTGCACAAGCTATAAAAGCAGGTGATGCAGATGTTATTCTTGCAGGTGGAACTGAGAATATGTCACTTGCTCCTTATGCACTAGAAAAGGCACGTTATGGATATAGAATGGGACCTGGAAAAATAGAAGACTTAATGATAAAAGATGGTTTATGGGAAGCTTTTAATAATTATCATATGGGAATAACTGCAGAAAATATAGTAGACGAGTGGAATATATCTCGTGAAGAACAAGATGCTTTTGCTTTTAGAAGTCAAGATCTTGCTGCTAAAGCGATAGAGGAAGATAAATTTAAAGATGAAATAGTACCAGTGGTAATTAAGACTAGAAAAGGTGAAACAGTTTTTGACAAAGATGAACATCCTAACTTAGCACCACAGGAGAAGTTAGCCAAAATGAGACCAGCCTTTAAAAAAGATGGTTCTGTTACAGCTGGAAATGCCTCTGGAATAAACGATGGTGCAGCAGCAGTAATAGTTATGTCTAAAGAAAAAGCAGACGAACTTGGCTTAGAGCCTTTAGCTACAATTTCAAGTTATGCATCAGGTGGTATTGATCCTAAGATTATGGGTATTGGACCTGTTCCTGCTACTAAAAAGGCTTTAGATAAAGCAGGATTAAATATAGAAGATATAGACCTTATAGAAGCTAACGAAGCATTTGCAGCACAGTCTTTAGGAGTATCAAAAGAACTTGGTTTAGAAAAGGTTATGGATAGAGTAAATGTAAATGGTGGGGCAATAGCAATTGGTCATCCAATTGGAGCGTCTGGTACAAGAATATTAGTCACACTGCTTTATGAAATGCAAAAGCGTGATTCTAAAACAGGTTTAGCTACTCTCTGTATTGGTGGAGGACAGGGTATAGCTATGGTAGTTTCTAGATAA
- a CDS encoding acyl-CoA dehydrogenase — MNFRLSEEHEMFRKTFRDFAEGEIEPSAAERDEEERFDMDLFRKMADLGMCGLPWGEEYGGVGSDFLTYVLAVEELSRVCGSMGVTLSAHVSLASWPIWKFGTEEQKQKYLVPLAEGTKMGAFAITEPTAGSDAGGTKTTAVLDGDEYVLNGTKVFITNAYYAETYVVIARTGPKDLGHKSISAFIVEKDTPGFSFGKKEDKLGIRSSATYELVFENCRIPKENLLGKEGDGFKIGMMILDGGRNGIAAQAVGIAQGAYEFALNYSKDRVQFGKPISKQQAIQFKLADMATQIEAARLLTYQAAWLESQGLPYGKQSAMAKLYAGDAAMAVTTEAVQVLGGYGYSREYPVERMMRDAKITQIYEGTNEIQRVVIASNILK; from the coding sequence ATGAATTTTAGATTATCAGAAGAACATGAAATGTTTAGAAAAACATTTAGAGATTTTGCAGAAGGAGAAATAGAACCATCAGCTGCTGAACGTGATGAAGAAGAAAGATTTGATATGGATCTATTCCGCAAAATGGCTGATTTAGGCATGTGTGGATTACCGTGGGGAGAAGAGTACGGAGGAGTAGGATCTGACTTTCTAACTTATGTATTAGCGGTAGAAGAGCTTTCAAGAGTTTGCGGTTCTATGGGTGTTACTTTATCAGCTCACGTATCACTAGCTTCATGGCCAATTTGGAAATTTGGTACAGAAGAACAGAAACAAAAATATCTAGTGCCATTAGCTGAAGGGACTAAAATGGGGGCATTTGCAATTACTGAACCAACGGCTGGTAGTGATGCAGGTGGAACAAAAACAACTGCAGTACTAGATGGTGATGAATATGTCTTAAATGGAACCAAAGTATTTATAACAAATGCTTATTATGCTGAAACTTATGTTGTAATAGCTAGGACAGGACCTAAGGATCTTGGACATAAGAGTATAAGTGCATTTATAGTTGAAAAAGATACTCCTGGCTTTAGCTTTGGTAAAAAAGAGGATAAGCTAGGTATAAGATCATCAGCTACCTATGAGTTAGTATTCGAAAACTGCCGCATTCCAAAGGAAAACCTTCTTGGTAAAGAAGGAGATGGATTTAAAATTGGTATGATGATCCTAGATGGTGGAAGAAACGGAATTGCTGCTCAAGCAGTTGGAATAGCTCAAGGAGCATATGAATTTGCACTTAACTATTCAAAAGATAGAGTTCAATTTGGAAAACCAATATCTAAACAACAGGCTATCCAATTCAAATTAGCTGATATGGCAACACAAATAGAAGCTGCAAGATTATTAACCTATCAAGCGGCTTGGTTAGAAAGTCAAGGATTGCCATATGGTAAACAAAGTGCAATGGCAAAACTGTATGCGGGTGATGCTGCAATGGCAGTAACAACAGAAGCAGTACAGGTATTAGGTGGGTATGGTTATTCTAGAGAATATCCAGTTGAAAGAATGATGAGAGATGCTAAGATTACACAAATTTATGAAGGTACAAATGAAATTCAACGTGTAGTTATAGCAAGCAATATACTCAAGTAA